One Ciconia boyciana chromosome 9, ASM3463844v1, whole genome shotgun sequence genomic window carries:
- the PARD6A gene encoding partitioning defective 6 homolog alpha isoform X1: protein MAKHHRTPARSAEPVIEVKSKFDAEFRRFAMKRSGAGSFQDFYRLLQTVHQIPRVDVLLGYTDIHGDLLPINNDDNYHKALSSANPLLRVIIQKKAESDTGVFASNSLQRKKKGLLRPTHYRAKSHLLIGMPQDFRQISSIIDVDILPETHRRVRLHKHGSDKPLGFYIRDGVSMRVAPQGVEKVPGIFISRLVKGGLAESTGLLAVSDEILEVNGIDVAGKSLDQVTDMMVANSHNLIITVKPANQRNNIIRSSKASGSSGMSTDSTPSQQTPSPASQYLSNYSTADSDEEGDLVIESDSAPHYIPGGCPNGGPMDGPLQRSLSPHSSRGSLQSLGSHDGSPGRGSGQEDGTLLTL from the exons ATGGCCAAGCACCACCGCACGCCGGCGCGCTCCGCCGAGCCCGTCATCGAGGTCAAGAGCAAG TTTGATGCCGAATTTCGCCGCTTCGCCATGAAGCGCTCCGGCGCAGGCAGCTTCCAGGACTTCTACCGCCTGCTGCAGACGGTGCACCAGATCCCACGGGTGGATGTGCTCCTGGGCTACACGGACATCCATGGTGACCTCCTGCCCATCAACAACGATGACAACTACCACAAAGCCCTGTCCTCTGCCAACCCCCTCCTCAGGGTCATCATCCAGAAGAAGG CAGAGTCCGACACTGGTGTCTTTGCCTCAAACTCCTTGCAGCGGAAGAAGAAGGGGCTGCTGCGCCCCACGCACTACCGGGCCAAGTCTCACCTCCTCATTGGCATGCCCCAGGACTTCCGCCAGATCTCCTCCATCATCGACGTGGACATCCTGCCTGAGACCCACCGCCGCGTGCGGCTCCACAAGCACGGCTCTGACAAGCCTCTGGGCTTCTACATCCGCGACGGCGTCAGCATGCGCGTGGCCCCGCAGGGCGTTGAGAAGGTGCCTGGCATCTTCATCTCCCGCCTGGTGAAGGGCGGTTTGGCTGagagcacagggctgctggCGGTGAGTGACGAGATCCTGGAAGTCAACGGCATCGATGTGGCCGGCAAGTCCCTGGACCAGGTGACGGACATGATGGTGGCCAATAGCCACAACCTCATCATCACCGTCAAGCCAGCCAACCAGCGCAACAACATCATCCGCAGCAGCAAGGCCTCAGGCAGCTCAGGCATGTCGACAGACAGCACCCCCAGCCAGCagacccccagcccagcctcgcAGTACCTGAGCAACTACAGCACAGCTGACAGCGACGAGGAGGGCGACCTGGTCATTGAGAGCGACAGCGCGCCCCACTACAtccctgggggctgccccaATGGGGGCCCCATGGATGGACCCCTCCAGCGGAGCCTGTCCCCACACAGCTCGCGGGGCTCCCTGCAGTCCCTCGGCAGCCATGAtggcagccccggccggggcAGTGGGCAGGAGGATGGCACCCTCCTCACCCTATAG
- the PARD6A gene encoding partitioning defective 6 homolog alpha isoform X2 gives MAKHHRTPARSAEPVIEVKSKFDAEFRRFAMKRSGAGSFQDFYRLLQTVHQIPRVDVLLGYTDIHGDLLPINNDDNYHKALSSANPLLRVIIQKKESDTGVFASNSLQRKKKGLLRPTHYRAKSHLLIGMPQDFRQISSIIDVDILPETHRRVRLHKHGSDKPLGFYIRDGVSMRVAPQGVEKVPGIFISRLVKGGLAESTGLLAVSDEILEVNGIDVAGKSLDQVTDMMVANSHNLIITVKPANQRNNIIRSSKASGSSGMSTDSTPSQQTPSPASQYLSNYSTADSDEEGDLVIESDSAPHYIPGGCPNGGPMDGPLQRSLSPHSSRGSLQSLGSHDGSPGRGSGQEDGTLLTL, from the exons ATGGCCAAGCACCACCGCACGCCGGCGCGCTCCGCCGAGCCCGTCATCGAGGTCAAGAGCAAG TTTGATGCCGAATTTCGCCGCTTCGCCATGAAGCGCTCCGGCGCAGGCAGCTTCCAGGACTTCTACCGCCTGCTGCAGACGGTGCACCAGATCCCACGGGTGGATGTGCTCCTGGGCTACACGGACATCCATGGTGACCTCCTGCCCATCAACAACGATGACAACTACCACAAAGCCCTGTCCTCTGCCAACCCCCTCCTCAGGGTCATCATCCAGAAGAAGG AGTCCGACACTGGTGTCTTTGCCTCAAACTCCTTGCAGCGGAAGAAGAAGGGGCTGCTGCGCCCCACGCACTACCGGGCCAAGTCTCACCTCCTCATTGGCATGCCCCAGGACTTCCGCCAGATCTCCTCCATCATCGACGTGGACATCCTGCCTGAGACCCACCGCCGCGTGCGGCTCCACAAGCACGGCTCTGACAAGCCTCTGGGCTTCTACATCCGCGACGGCGTCAGCATGCGCGTGGCCCCGCAGGGCGTTGAGAAGGTGCCTGGCATCTTCATCTCCCGCCTGGTGAAGGGCGGTTTGGCTGagagcacagggctgctggCGGTGAGTGACGAGATCCTGGAAGTCAACGGCATCGATGTGGCCGGCAAGTCCCTGGACCAGGTGACGGACATGATGGTGGCCAATAGCCACAACCTCATCATCACCGTCAAGCCAGCCAACCAGCGCAACAACATCATCCGCAGCAGCAAGGCCTCAGGCAGCTCAGGCATGTCGACAGACAGCACCCCCAGCCAGCagacccccagcccagcctcgcAGTACCTGAGCAACTACAGCACAGCTGACAGCGACGAGGAGGGCGACCTGGTCATTGAGAGCGACAGCGCGCCCCACTACAtccctgggggctgccccaATGGGGGCCCCATGGATGGACCCCTCCAGCGGAGCCTGTCCCCACACAGCTCGCGGGGCTCCCTGCAGTCCCTCGGCAGCCATGAtggcagccccggccggggcAGTGGGCAGGAGGATGGCACCCTCCTCACCCTATAG
- the HERPUD1 gene encoding homocysteine-responsive endoplasmic reticulum-resident ubiquitin-like domain member 1 protein isoform X1, translated as MGEPLALLVRSPTQRHPDLRLRAAPAWTVRRLKAELRRLVPEAPPEEDQKLIYSGKLLLDHHYLRELLPKHRELHALHLVYDFKTPANVQETNAEVKADQPKLLLEASQAPSVSSSTGERLRCSSGGQSSAEASNRLETTLHPFQSVAPGFSAYTTYSMLQMSWFRQIYVRQYYMQYLASTAASADPSHTQHSQEIPVAPVTPPAPLPDPFPAQNQPGNQNAAAQVNAAANQNLRMNAQGGPLMEEEEEGGNRDWLDWLYSATLFYVFVNIIYFYSSVSRFLLVMGGTVLMYLHHVGWLPFRQRPLQPFPGNVLPQAAINQDQNNNLQGGNAGRADESEASPDEEQVLQELQQASPSLMSTAWVFFKTFFASLLPEGPGVTRN; from the exons ATGGGGGAGCCGCTGGCGCTGCTCGTCCGGAGCCCTACGCAGCGACACCCCGACCTGCGTCTCCGCGCCGCGCCTGCCTGGACCGTGCGCCGGCTCAAGGCCGAGCTGCGCCGCCTCGTACCCGAGGCACCG ccTGAAGAGGACCAAAAGCTGATTTATtctgggaagctgctgcttgATCATCATTATCTGAGAGAGTTGTTGCCAAag CACAGGGAGTTGCATGCTCTTCATTTGGTATACGACTTCAAGACTCCTGCAAATGTGCAAGAAACCAATGCAGAG GTTAAAGCTGATCAGCCAAAGCTTTTGTTGGAAGCTAGTCAAGCACCATCTGTATCTTCCTCAACTGGTGAAAGACTGAGATGCTCTTCTGGTGGCCAATCTTCAGCAGAAGCCAGTAACAG GCTTGAAACAACTCTGCATCCCTTCCAAAGCGTGGCTCCTGGCTTCTCTGCCTATACAACCTACAGCATGCTTcagatgtcctggtttcggcaGATTTATGTAAGACAATACTACATGCAATA CTTGGCTTCTACTGCTGCATCTGCTGACCCATCCCATACACAACATTCTCAGGAGATACCAGTGGCACCAGTGAcacccccagctcctctcccagacCCATTTCCTGCACAAAATCAGCCTGGAAACCAGAATGCTGCTGCCCAGGTTAATGCAGCAGCCAACCAGAACTTGCGGATGAATGCCCAAGGGGGTCCCCtcatggaggaagaggaggagggtggcAATCGAGATTGGTTGGATTGGCTCTACTCAGCAACACTGTTCTATGTTTTTGTCAACATTATCTATTTCTACTCCAGTGTCAGCAGGTTCCTTCTGGTTATGGGTGGCACTGTGCTGATGTATCT GCACCATGTTGGATGGCTTCCATTTAGACAAAGACCACTTCAGCCCTTCCCAGGCAATGTTCTTCCTCAAGCTGCTATAAACCAGGACCAGAACAATAACTTACAG GGGGGaaatgcaggcagagcagatgAATCTGAGGCATCTCCTGATGAGGAACAAGTTTTACAAGAACTGCAGCAGGCCAGTCCTTCACTTATGAGCAcagcatgggtttttttcaagactTTCTTTGCATCCCTCCTTCCAGAAGGGCCTGGAGTGACCCGCAACTGA
- the HERPUD1 gene encoding homocysteine-responsive endoplasmic reticulum-resident ubiquitin-like domain member 1 protein isoform X2 produces the protein MPEEDQKLIYSGKLLLDHHYLRELLPKHRELHALHLVYDFKTPANVQETNAEVKADQPKLLLEASQAPSVSSSTGERLRCSSGGQSSAEASNRLETTLHPFQSVAPGFSAYTTYSMLQMSWFRQIYVRQYYMQYLASTAASADPSHTQHSQEIPVAPVTPPAPLPDPFPAQNQPGNQNAAAQVNAAANQNLRMNAQGGPLMEEEEEGGNRDWLDWLYSATLFYVFVNIIYFYSSVSRFLLVMGGTVLMYLHHVGWLPFRQRPLQPFPGNVLPQAAINQDQNNNLQGGNAGRADESEASPDEEQVLQELQQASPSLMSTAWVFFKTFFASLLPEGPGVTRN, from the exons ATG ccTGAAGAGGACCAAAAGCTGATTTATtctgggaagctgctgcttgATCATCATTATCTGAGAGAGTTGTTGCCAAag CACAGGGAGTTGCATGCTCTTCATTTGGTATACGACTTCAAGACTCCTGCAAATGTGCAAGAAACCAATGCAGAG GTTAAAGCTGATCAGCCAAAGCTTTTGTTGGAAGCTAGTCAAGCACCATCTGTATCTTCCTCAACTGGTGAAAGACTGAGATGCTCTTCTGGTGGCCAATCTTCAGCAGAAGCCAGTAACAG GCTTGAAACAACTCTGCATCCCTTCCAAAGCGTGGCTCCTGGCTTCTCTGCCTATACAACCTACAGCATGCTTcagatgtcctggtttcggcaGATTTATGTAAGACAATACTACATGCAATA CTTGGCTTCTACTGCTGCATCTGCTGACCCATCCCATACACAACATTCTCAGGAGATACCAGTGGCACCAGTGAcacccccagctcctctcccagacCCATTTCCTGCACAAAATCAGCCTGGAAACCAGAATGCTGCTGCCCAGGTTAATGCAGCAGCCAACCAGAACTTGCGGATGAATGCCCAAGGGGGTCCCCtcatggaggaagaggaggagggtggcAATCGAGATTGGTTGGATTGGCTCTACTCAGCAACACTGTTCTATGTTTTTGTCAACATTATCTATTTCTACTCCAGTGTCAGCAGGTTCCTTCTGGTTATGGGTGGCACTGTGCTGATGTATCT GCACCATGTTGGATGGCTTCCATTTAGACAAAGACCACTTCAGCCCTTCCCAGGCAATGTTCTTCCTCAAGCTGCTATAAACCAGGACCAGAACAATAACTTACAG GGGGGaaatgcaggcagagcagatgAATCTGAGGCATCTCCTGATGAGGAACAAGTTTTACAAGAACTGCAGCAGGCCAGTCCTTCACTTATGAGCAcagcatgggtttttttcaagactTTCTTTGCATCCCTCCTTCCAGAAGGGCCTGGAGTGACCCGCAACTGA